The following proteins are encoded in a genomic region of Magnolia sinica isolate HGM2019 chromosome 1, MsV1, whole genome shotgun sequence:
- the LOC131242961 gene encoding tropinone reductase homolog At5g06060-like isoform X4: protein MGEDAKKEWSLRGMTALVTGGTKGIGHAIVEELAQFGASVHMCGRNKTELDRCLHEWKESGFNVTGSVCDVSVRVAREKLMEEVSSLFQGKLNIFVSNAAIHIGERTLEATAEDFSYVMATNFESAYHLSQLAHPLLKASGQGSIVFISSVAGLVATAAGIIYSATKGALNQLTKNLACEWVKDNIRTNCVAPYATKTAMLDLFLANKEMTEEVISKAPLGRIAEPREVSSLVAFLCMPVASYITGQVIATDGGYTINGFYPSKD from the exons ATGGGAGAAGATGCGAAGAAGGAATGGTCTCTGAGAGGAATGACAGCTCTGGTCACTGGCGGAACCAAAGGAATAGG CCATGCTATAGTAGAAGAACTGGCCCAATTTGGAGCATCCGTACATATGTGTGGTCGTAACAAAACTGAGCTTGATCGGTGCTTGCATGAATGGAAAGAATCAGGTTTCAACGTGACCGGTTCGGTTTGCGATGTGTCGGTACGTGTGGCACGTGAGAAGCTTATGGAGGAAGTCTCCTCGCTCTTCCAAGGGAAGCTCAACATCTTT GTAAGCAATGCTGCGATACACATCGGTGAACGAACATTAGAGGCTACTGCAGAAGACTTCTCATACGTAATGGCTACAAACTTCGAATCTGCATACCATTTAAGCCAACTTGCTCACCCTTTGTTAAAAGCATCAGGACAGGGAAGCATTGTATTCATATCCTCTGTCGCGGGTTTGGTAGCAACAGCTGCCGGGATCATTTATTCAGCTACCAAAG GAGCATTGAATCAACTCACGAAGAATTTGGCATGTGAGTGGGTGAAAGATAACATTCGAACAAATTGTGTTGCACCATACGCCACAAAGACTGCCATGTTGGATCTG TTTCTTGCAAACAAGGAAATGACGGAAGAAGTGATCTCCAAAGCTCCCCTTGGTCGCATTGCAGAGCCAAGGGAGGTTTCATCATTGGTGGCATTCCTTTGCATGCCCGTTGCATCATACATTACTGGACAAGTCATAGCTACTGATGGAGGATACACCATTAATGGGTTTTACCCATCAAAAGACTAA